The Cyanobium sp. ATX 6F1 genome segment CACGATCAACGGCCACTCCGTGCTGCAGAACACGGCCCTGAGCGCCAGCGGCGCCAACGGCGGCTCGGTCACGATCGCCGCCGCGGGTTCGGTGGTGAGTGGGGCGCCGATCGAGGCCAAAGGCGGCAGCGGCGCCGGCGGCAGCCTTTCCATCACCGCTGGCCAGGCGGTGGTGCAGAGCGCCGGCGCACTGCTCGACGTCAGCGGCGCCAGTGCTGGCGGCTCGATCAGCGTGCAGGCGGGCAAGAGCCTGTTCACATCAAGCACCGCCTCAGCCCTGGGCACGGGCGCTGGCGCCAAGGGCGGCACGATCGAATTCAGCGCCCCTACAGTGCATTTGGCGGCGGCCCAGCTCGATGCCAGCGGCAGCGGCGGTGGCGGGGCCGTGCGCGTGGGCGGCGGCTTCCAGGGCCAAGCGCTGAGCCTGGGCGGCGCCAACGCCAGCAGCACCACGGTGACCGCCGCCAGCAGCCTCAAGGCCGATGCCACGGATCTGGGCAACGGCGGCCAGGTGGTGGTCTGGTCGGAGCAGAGCACCAGCTTCCGCGGCTCGGTGAGCGCCAAGGGCGGCCCCAATGGCGGCGACGGCGGCGTGCTGGAGGTCTCCGGCAAGGAACAGCTCCTGTTCGGAGGCATGGGCGATGCTTCGGCGCCCAAGGGCACGCCGGGCAGCCTGCTGCTCGATCCGAAGAACATCGTGATCGCGGCCGATGCCATTGGCTACGACGTCACCCAGCTGGTGGACCCCAACCCCGGAATCAGCGACAACTTCGCCCAGGAGGTGACGGTGCTCAGTAGCGGCAACATCGTCGCTACCGATCCCTTCGACGATGCCTTCGGCATCGATGCCGGCGCCACCTACCTGTTCAACGGCAGCACGGGGGCCTTGCTCTCCACCCTCTCAGGAACGCTCCCCAACAACCAGGTGGGCAGCGGCGGCGTCACCGCGCTCACCAACGGCAACTATCTGATCTACAGCCCCCTGTGGACGGGCAACTCGCTGACTAGCCAACTGGGTGCCGTCACCTGGGGCAGCGGCACGAGCGGGATCATTGGAGCCGTGTCCAGCTCCAACTCGTTGGTGGGCAGCCAGGCCTTTGATCAGGTGGGCATTGGCCGCATCACGGAGGTGGGCAGCGGCAACTACGTGGTGCGCAGCTACAGGTGGGCCAACGGGACGGCCACGAATGCCGGTGCTGTGACCTGGGGCAGCGGCACCAGCGGCATCAGCGGTGTGGTCAGTGCGGCCAACTCGCTTGTGGGCTCGGCCACCGGTGATCTCGTGGGCAGCGGTGATCTGGCCGTACTGAGCAACGGCAACTACGTGGTGGCCAGCCCGCAATGGGGGAATACGGGCTCTGGTGCACTGGGTGCCGTCACCTGGGGCAGTGGCTCTAGCGGAATCATTGGAGCCGTGAGCAGCACCAACTCGCTGGTGGGTAGCTCCTTCGGTGACGAGATGGGGAGTGGCGGGGTGATCGCTCTGACCAACGGCAATTACGTCGTCATCAGTCCGAATTACACAATACCCGCTCCTCTTATTACAACTGCTTTTTTCCCGTCAAAACCCCGTGCGGGTTCAGTCGCCCAGTTTGATGGATCTACCGGTTTAATTTTTTCAGGCCTCGTCGGCAGCCAAGCCGAGGACCAGGTGGGCAGCGGCGGCATCACCGAGCTCAGCAATGGCAACTACGTCGTTGCAAGCCCCAAGTGGGCCAACTCAGCAGGTAGCAGCCTCGGTGCTGTGACTTGGGTCGACCCGCTGGCGGGTGGAAATCAATCTGTGAATAGCAGCAACTCCCTGATTGGAAGCAGCTTTGGAGATTCCGTGGGCAGTGGCGGCGTCACCGCTGTCAACAACGGCAACTATGTGATCAGCAGTCCCGATTGGGACAACAGCGGTGTCTTCAACGCTGGCGCCGTTACCTGGGTCAATGGCAGTAGCGCGGCTAGCGGAACACCGAGTTCAGCCAATTCCCTGGTAGGGAGTTCCCCGAACGACCGGGTCGGCGGTTCCGGCATCACGGTTCTGACGAATGGCAACTACGTCGTGGAAAGCTCCAGCTGGAGCGGAAGCACCCTGACCAGTCAACTGGGAGCCGTCACCTGGGGCAGTGGCACGACCGGCATCAGTGGTGTTGTCAGCTCTGGGAACTCCCTCGTTGGAAGTACCATCTTCGACATCGTAGGCAATGCCGGCATAACGACCCTGACCAACGGCAACTACGTGGTGGCCAGTTCCTTCTGGGACAACGGCACCGCTATGGATGCCGGAGCGGTCACATGGGGCAATGGCAGCCTCGGGAGCAGCGGTGTGGTGAGTGGCATCAACTCACTGGTGGGCACCAGTACCAACGATGCCGTGGGCTCTGACGGGGTGACCGCCCTGATCAACAACGGCAACTACGTGGTAGCCAGTTCCTCCTGGGACAATGGCACCAATGTGAACGCCGGAGCGGTCACCTGGGCCAATGGCAGCAGCGGCATCACTGGTGCGGTGAGCAGCAGCAATTCCTTGGTGGGAAGTACCAGTGCTGATCAAGTCGGCATTGGAGGCATCACGGCTCTCGCCAATGGCAACTTCGTGGTAAGCAGCTTCTACTGGAGCAACACTGCAGCCAGCAGTTCCCCCTCCTCCGAAGGAGCGGTGACGTGGGGCAACGGCAACAGCGGCATCACAGGTGTGGTGACAAGCAGCAATTCACTCGTAGGCCTACAGGCGAATGGCTACTACGGCAGGGTTTCTATCTGCTCGGATGGCTGCTTCTACATCTCAGGCATCAGTGCGCTGAGCGGTGACCGGTTCGTGATCAACAGCAACTCCTACGGCACCGGCGAAGGACTGCTGCAGATCGCTACGGCCAATGCCCTCACCAATCCCTTCAACTTCTCCAATTCCCCAGGCAGTGATGTCGGGATCAGCCCCGCCCTGATCACCGCCACGGCCAACACCGGCACCGCCGTGGTGCTGCAGGCCAACAATGACATCACGCTCAGGCCAGGCTCGGACATCGTCATCGACAACCCTGGCGGAACGAGTGGATCGGCCCCCGGTGGCAACCTCACCCTCCAGGCCGGGCGCTCGATTGATCTGCAATCCAGCATCAGAACTGATGGTGCCAACCTCACCCTCATCGCCAACGATCCCGCCGCCATTTCCACCTTCCGCGATGCCGGCCTGGCGACGGTCACCATGGCGGCGGGAACCAGCATCGACCTCAACACCAACACCGCCGGTGCCGCTGCCGGTGCGTTGTATCTGAGCCAGTTTTCCTCCACCCTGGGAGTGCCACCATCGGCTGGGGTGGTCAGCCTGACGGACATCACCGCGGGCCTGATCACCGTGGATGCCCGGGATGGGCTCAGCCTCAACGGTACCTTGAATGCGCTCAGTAACAGTCCACTGACTGGCTTGCCCAATGCGGGCCGGTCGCTGGTGCTCTATGCCGGCGCAGGCTCGTTCCTGAACCCTGGCGGTTCAAGTGCCCTCAACTCACCCAACGGTTGGCTTGTCTATGCGGATTCGCGCTCTACGGATGCCAACTTGCTCAACTACGACTTCAAGCAATACGGCAAAACCTTCGACGACACCACACCGATTGCAGCCGCCGGCAAAGGAGTGATCTACGGATTCACCCCCGCCCCACTCACGGTCAGCTTGGTGAATGCCTCCACCAAGAACTACGACAGCAACGTGGATGCCCCGATCAGTGCAGGCAACTATCTCGTCAGTGGGGCGATCGATGGCGACACCGTTCAACTCAATAACCCCGTGCTTGGCGCATACACAACCGCCGGCACCGGTGTGGGCGTAAAGGATGTCGGCACAGGCAAAACCGTCTCCGTCGCTGGTGTCGCCCTTGCACCCACCCAGATCGTTTACGGCTACTCGCTGGCCAGCTCAACGGCTACGGGAGTGATCGGGGGAATTACAGCCAGACCATTGACGGCCACGTCGATTAACTCAGGCAACTCGACCTATGGATCGCCCCTGAGTCCTGGTGCCGTCAACCTATCGAACATTGTCGGAACTGAACTGGTCACGGCTTCCGCCTCCGTCAACACAGGCGCCCTCAGCACAAGCGGCAACCCCATCTTTGGTGCCTACACACAGTCCGCCAGCGCAACACTCTCTGGCGCTGATGCCAATAACTACTCCTTCTCTGGTTTCACAACAACAACGCCCAACTACAACATCAACAAGCTCGCGCTCTCAGGCGCTGCCATTGCCGCGAGCAGCTCCATCTACGGCTCGGCGCTCGTTCCAGGCGCCGTCAGCTTCTCCAACATCGTCGGCCTTGATGCCGTCGGCTCCAGCGCCTTCGTCAATACAGCCGCCCTCAGCATCAGCAATAACCCCGTCTTTGGCTCCTACACCCAGAGCGCCTCTGCCCTCTCCGGCGCTGATGCCGCTAACTATTCCTTCTTGGGCTTCACAACAGCCACTCCCAATTACTCCATCAGCAAGCTCGCCCTCGCAGGGCCGGCCATCGCCGCTGGAACATCCATCTACGGCTCCGCCCTCGCTCCAGGTGTCGTCAGCTTCTCCAACATCGTCGGCCTTGATGCCGTCGGATCCAGCGCCGCCGTCAATACCTCAACTCTCAGCACAAGCGGCAACCCCATCTTTGGTGCCTACACACAGAGCGCCAGCGCCACACTCTCTGGCGCTGATGCCGCCAACTACTCCTTCTCTGGCTTCACAACAGCCACGCCCAACTACAACATCAACAAGCTCGCTCTCTCAGGCGCTGCCATTGCCGCGAGCAGCTCCATCTACGGCTCGGCGCTCGTTCCAGGCGCCGTCAGCTTCTCCAACATCATTGGCCTTGATGCCGTCGGATCCAGCGCCGCCGTCAATACCTCAACTCTCAGCACAAGCGGCAACCCCATCTTTGGCGCCTACACACAGTCCGCCAGCGCAACACTCTCTGGAGCTGATGCCAATAACTACTCCTTCTCTGGTTTCACAACAACAACGCCCAACTACAACATCAACAAGCTCGCTCTCTCAGGCGCTGCCATTGCCGCGAGCAGCTCCATCTACGGCTCGGCGCTCGCTCCAGGTGCCGTAAGCTTCTCCAACATCATTGGCCTTGATGCCGTCGGATCCAGCGCCGCCGTCAATACCTCAACTCTCAGCACAAGCGGCAACCCCATCTTTGGCGCCTACACACAGTCCGCCAGCGCAACACTCTCTGGAGCTGATACTAATAACTACTCCTTCTCTGGTTTCGCAACAACAACGCCCAACTACAACATCAACCAACTCGCCCTTTCCGGCGCCTCAGTAATCGCCGAGAACAAGGTGTACAACGGCAGAACCGCGGCCACCCTGTCTGATACCAGCCTTGGCGGACGGTTGCCCGGTGACGTCGTAGTACTCAATAGTGGCGCCTCGACCTTCTCCGATCCCAACGTCGGCACAGGAAAGACCGTCACGGTGTCTGGTGCGGGGATCTCCGGCACCGATGCCGCCAACTACAGCCTCACCAGCGTTCCTACCACCCTCAGCGCCGACATCAGCATCCGCCCCGTCGCCACCTGGGTCGCCAGCACGGCGGGGAACTGGAGTGATTCAGCCAACTGGGATGCCCTGCCCAGCGCCGCCAATGTGGCGTCCGTGAGGATCCCCGTCGGCAGCGGCGCTCTCACCTACGACGCCGCCGCCGGCAGCACCACCCTGCAAAGCCTCTTCAACGACCAGAGCCTCAACCTCACTGGTGGCTCCCTGGCGGTGAGTGGTGCCACCACCGTGGGCACCGGCGCCAGCCTGGGCCTCAACGGCGGCAGCTTCTCCACCGCCTCGCTGCTCAACCGGGGGCTGGTGAATGGCAGCGGGCCGCTGGCGCTCAACGGGAGCTACACCGAGAGCGGCGGCAGCCTCGGAACGGGCTTCTCCAGCGTCTCGATCACCCAGACCAGTGGCGACCTCAACCTCAGGGGGGTCGGCGCCGTTGGGCCGGTGACCCTCAGCAGCCTGGCCGGTGGCCTCAATCTCAGCGGTGCGGTGAGTTCGGCCGGCGGCACGATCAGCCTCAGTGCCAGCGGCGCCACTCAGCTTGCCGCCGGCTCCTCGCTCACCAGTCCCGGCGCTCTGATCTCCGTCAACAGCAGCGGTCCCCTGTCCCTACTCAGCGCCCGCATCGATGCCAGCGGCGCCAGTGCCGGCGGCACCGTGCAGCTCGATGGCAGCAGCATCAGCCTCGCCAGCACCAGCTTGAACACCTCCGGTACCAACGATGGCGGTGCGATTCAGATCGGCCTCAAGGCCCTGCCCAGCAACGTCACCATCAGCAACTCCAGCCTGATCGCCGATCCACCGGCCCTTGGCGGATCGATCACCATCGACGGCGTCAACATCGCGATCAGTGGCTCCACCCTCAACGTCTTTGGACTCAGTGGCGGCTCGATCGTGCTGGGCTCAGGCAACACCGCCACCTTGAGCCTCGATGCCTTCACTTCGCTCGTAGGGGGCAGCGGCGCCTCCTTCAATCTTTTCGGCGGCTCGATCCTCAACAACGCCAGCATCGTGGGCGGCAAACTTTTCGTGAACGGGGTGGCCGTGGGCAGCTCCGCGCCCCTCACCAGCACAACCATCCCCCTGCTCGTCACCTTCCTCCAGACGATTGATCCGATTCAACCCGGCCTGATCGATTCCACCACCGACTACTCCGACCCTGGTTCTCCACTCGTGACCCAATGGGAACGACTGGGCATCGATCCACTCACCATCACCCTTACCCAGTCCCTGTTCCTTTTCTCTGATGCCTTCTTGTATCAAGACGAGGCGATCACTCCTATCTGGGATTGGGCACGCTTGGATCTATTCAATGAACGTTCTCAACGATCTCTCTACGACATCACCCTTACGGTCGATCGTGACCTGGATCGTCTCGGAACCTCCTTCCAGCAAGATTCCTTGGTCTACATCATGCTTTTGCGCGAAGCGACCGGTGCAGCACCAGGAGTTACCACTGCTGAGATCAAGGTACCGTCAGGTGGCACCGGCCTCGATGAAACAGCTTTCTATCTGAAACTCGAGCAACAGCTGTATCCCTCCCAGGCCTTCGCCGGCCGTTGGCCCGAAGGCTCGCTGCTGAGCCTGTCGGCCAATGCATTCGGTCTGTTTGATCGGGCTGTGCAACAACTCACCCCCCTTCAGGTGCAGGATCAGTTCAACGCCGATGAGCAGCGGGCGATGGAAGAAACCGCCGCTAAGTTGGGTCTCGATCCCACCGACGGCCAAACCGTGCCGACCCCCTCCCAGTTGCAGCAAAGTTTGCGCGACGTGATCCAAGCGGTCCGAGGAAGGATTCGAGCAGGCCAACCATGAACCACCCCAACTCCCACCGACCAAGCCGTTCCCTGGCCGTCTCGCTGCCGTTGCTGCTGGGCTTAGCCCTGGCGACCCCAGCGGCGCAGGCGACGCCGCCAGGCGCCGCTGCACAGCTGCTGGCCCGTTCATCCGAGAGCACCTCCCCCTTCAACTCGGCCCTGTACAACCCGGCGATCCTGCGCATCGGCTTCAGCGAAGCCAAGGGGAAAACCGCCAGTCCCCAGGCGGATGCCTTCCTCGATCTGACCTTGATTCCACCGGATGGAGAGGTGCAGGGCTCCCGCAGTGAGGTGTCACTCAAGCGCTTCAACGAGCTGCTGCGCAAGCTCTACGGCCAACTGGCGAGTCAATCGCCGCTGGATGTCAACGATCCGAACTCACCGGCTCGGCAGCTGTATTCGATTCTGATCCAGCCGATTGCCGCGCAGCTGCAAAAGCAAAAGATCACCACGCTGCTGATCTCCGCCGATGCGGGGCTGCAGGCTGTGCCCTATGCCTCCCTCCACGACGGCCAGAGCTACCTGGGTGAGCGCTATGGCCTTGGCATGACGCCGGCCCTGGGGCTCACCAAACTGGCAGTGCTGCCCGAGAAAGCCCAACCGCAACTGCTGGCGGCCGGGGCCTCCGAGTTCGTGGGCCTCAATGCCCTGCCTCTGGTGCCCCAGGAGCTCGACCGGGTGGGCAAGGGCAAGGCGAACCAGAGCTTCCTCAACAGAAGCTTTACGCCCCAAGTGCTGCTCCAGAAGGCGGGCGATCCACTGATCGATCGGGTGCACATCGCCACCCACGCTGAATTCCTGCCCGGCGGGCCAGCGGCAGCTCGCCTCTACTCAGGCACCGGTCCGATGTCCCTGCGTCAGTTATCCCAGCTGCGCCAACGCCGCGGCGAGGGTCAGCTGGATGTGTTCAGCCTCAGCGCCTGCCGCACCGCCCTCGGCGATGCCGACAGCGAACTGGGTTTCGCGGGGTTGGCGCTCCAGGCGGGATCCCGCAGTGCGCTCGGCAGCCTCTGGTACGTCGACGATGTGGCCACATCGGCGCTGTTCGTGCAGTTCTACCGCTACCTGGACCAGGGCCTTCCCAAGGCCGAGGCGCTGCAATTCACCCGGCGCGCCATGGCGAACGGCCGGATGCGCCTGGTGCGCGATCAGGTGATCGGGGCCGGGGGCGATGTGCTCCTCTCCAAACTGACCACGTCCCAGCAACGTCGCATCAGCACAGGTCTGCAGCACCCCTTCTTCTGGGCGGGCATCCAGTTGCTGGGAACGCCTTGGTAAACGCAGCCGGCCCGCAGCTCAGGCCAACAAGACGCCAACAAAAAACCCCCGGCCAAGGGCCGGAGGGTTGACGTGAGGGCGCCGATTGACGACCTCTGAAGTTGGTGGCGGGGAGGAGATTTGAACTCCTGACCTTCGGGTTATGAGCCCGACGAGCTACCAGACTGCTCTACCCCGCGTCGCCTCAAAGATCGTATCCCTCAGGGGTACCCTTCGGCAATCAACTGAGCCAACGGCATGGCCCGCTACTTCCAGTACGTGCGGTTCCCCCTGCTGTGTTGCCTGATCGGCCTGGGGGCCGTGCTGGTCTCCCGCGGCCTCACCGCCGCCTGGCTCACCCTGGTGCTGCTGGCCCTGGAGATCAGCCTCTCCTTCGACAACGCCGTGGTCAACGCGCGGGTGCTGGAAGAGCTCACCCCCGGCCAGCAGCGTTTCTTCCTCACCTGGGGGCTGGTGATCCCGGTGTTCGGCGTGCGCTTCATGGGTCCGCTGCTACTGGTGGCGTTGGCGGGTGGCGTGGGCCTGGGGGAGGCCTTCGATGCCGCCATGCATCATCCCGACCACTACCGTGAGCTGCTGGAGCTGGCCGAACCACGGATCCTGGCCTTCGGCGGGATGTTCCTGCTGATGGTGTTCCTGCGCTACTTCTTCGATGAGGCCAAGACTCTGCACTGGGTCCAGCGGCTGGAGGCCAGGCTGGCCCAGGCAGGGCGGATCGAATCACTGGAGGTGGCCCTGGCCCTGACGGTGCTGCTGGCCGTGGCCCTGGCCCTCCCCAGGGAGCTGCGCGGCGATGTGCTGATCAGCGGCCTGGTGGGCCTGGTGCTGCAGATCCTCAGCACCTCCCTGGCCCAGTTCTTCGGCGGCGACGAGGCGGCCATGGGACGGCTGGCCGCCCATGGCGGTGTGGCCAGCCTGATCTACCTGGAGCTGCTGGATGCCTCCTTCAGCCTCGATGGCACGATCGGCGCCTTCGCGATCACCAACCAGCTACCCCTGATCCTCACCGGCCTGGGCCTCGGCGCCCTGTTCATCCGCTCGCTCACGGTGCTGCTCACGCGCGAGCGCGCCCTGGACCGGCTGATCTACCTCGAGCACGGCGCCCACTACGCCATCGGCGCCCTGGGCTTTTTGATGCTGGCGGGGGTGGTGATCGCCCGCTGGGGCCTGCATGTGCCCGAATGGCTCAGCGGCCTGATCGGGGTCGTGTTGCTGGCGCTGTCCCTGTGGGATTCCCTGCGCCAGGCCCGCTCCTAGCGGCTCGCGGCGGCGTCGAAGCGCAGCTCCCCCACCACCTCCAGGCGCACGGCCTCGCCGGGCACCAGAAAACGCTGCTCCAGCTCCTCCAGGCTCAGCGGGGTGAGCCAGTCGAGCTGGCGCAGCACATGCAGCGCCACGGCGTGCTTCGCGCGGCTGGCCCCATCGATCACCTTGATCGCGACCCCCATGCCCTCACCGACGCGGCTGAGGCATTGGATGCCCTCGGCGCCACCCTTGCTCACCACCTGGCCGTGGCCGCGGCGCATCAGTTCGGTGTCGAAACGGCCCTCACCGGCGATGAGCTCGGGGTGGGCGAGCATCGCCCGGCTGAGGCGTTCCAGGTCGGCCTGCTCGGAGGCCCCCAGATGAGCAAAAAGTAGGGCCATCTGGGCCAGCTGCAGTTGCAGGGTGGGGGCGCCGCAGTCGTCGCGGGCGGTCACCAGCTCAGCGCCGGGCATGCCCAACAGTTCGCCCACCCGCTTGAGCAGCTGCTGCTGCAAGGGGTGCTCCACCTGCAGGTAGCTCTCCAGGGGCCAGTGCAGCCGCCGGCAGGCGGCCAGGAACGCGGCGTGCTTGCCGGAGCAGTTGTGCTCCAGGGGGCTGGTGCCGCCGGGGGGGATCGGGCACTGCAGCTGCTCCGTCTCCAGATCGGCGCTCCAGAGCAGCTTGAAGGCTTCGCGGGCGTGGGCAGGGGTGCCCGCATGGGAGGCGCAGGCGATCGCCAGGCCGCGATCATCGGCGCCGGCCCCATCGGCGGCGCCACTGCCCACATAGACCTGCGCCTGGAACGGCTTGAGCGCCGAGCGCACAAAGCTCAGCAGCTGGGGATCTCCGGCGCGCATCAGCACCCGGCCGCGCTGGTCGCAGACCACCGCATGGGCCCGGTGCACCGATTCGACGATGCCGCTGCGCAGCACACGCACCTCCAGAGGAGGGACGCCGGAGCGCTGGGGAGTTCCGAAGCTGGAGGACAGGGTCATCGGCGCGGCGTGGGGGATGACCCCCGATCGAACCGGAAGCCTCTCAGAAAGCCTGACAGAGGCCGGTGCCGAGCAGCAGCAGCAACGCCAGCACCGCCAGGGCCAGCTCCAGCCGGCGCATCACCGGAGCCACCTGGTGGCGGGCCACCAGCAGATCCCGCTGGCGCCAGGCCAGGGGTTTCTCCCACTCCTGGCCGTCGTACCAACCGGATTCCTCGTAGGCGATCCGCTCGCTGCGCAGGCGCAGCAACAGGTGCCGCCAGCCCAGCCACTGGCGCACCAGCAGGGCGAGGGGCATCAGCACGGCGCCCAGGGCGGCGATGGCCGTCAGGCGCAGGGGATCCTGGCGCAGGGCCCAGCTGCCGCTGGTCACCAGCAGGGTGAGCGGCAGGGCGGCCCACCAGCTCACCAGCAGCGGCCGCAGCAGGGAGCGGGAGCTGGTGGCGGGCCAGCGGAAGAACCAGGAACGGCAGAACTGGTCGTACTCCTCCAGCGGTCGCTGCTCCGGTGGCACCGGGCAGAGATCATCGATGAGGATGTTTTCGGCCACAGAGCCCTCAGCCCGGAAGGGCGCCCTCGGGGTTCACGCTGGCCGAGCTCAAGCTGGCGGTGCTCACGAAGGGCACCTTCTCCCCATGGCCCCAGAAGGCCTCCAGGTCGTAGTAGCTGCGCTCCGACGGGGTGAGCACGTGCACGATCAGCTCGCCGTAATCCAGCAGAAGCCAGCGCCCCTCGGTCTGACCCTCCTTGCGCAGGGGCAGGCGGCCGGCCTCGGTTTCGAGGCGATCCTCCACCGAGCGGGCGATCGCCCGCACCTGCACATCCGACAGCCCGCTGGCGATCACGAACCAGTCGGCCAGGGAAGACACCTCGTCCACCCGGATCAGCAGGATGTCGACGGCCTTGCGGTCATCACAGGCTTCCGCCGCCAGCTGGGCCAGCTCCCGGCTATCCATAGACGTTCTCGCTGGTGACCGACTGGCGGCTTCCCTGCTGCTGGGCCATCTCGGCGCGGGCCTTGCCGGCGCTCTTGCGCAGGGCCTCGAGGCGATCTTCATAGAAGGCCCGCTTCTTCTTCTTGCGGCTCTGCTCCACCAGCTCCTTGAGGGCGCCCCCCAGGCTCTTGTAGGCATTGGGCAAGGTGTAACCAAAACGGGTGGCCAGATCGATCGCCCGCTCGTCGGCACCGATGGCGTCCGCCAGGCGCTTTTCGGAATTGTTCTTGAGATACAGGCGGTAACCGGCGAAGCCTGAAAGCCCCGCCGCCAGCACCAGCAGCAGGCCGTCCTGGACCCAGAGCTCGCCGATCGCCCCCCCCAGGCCGA includes the following:
- a CDS encoding YDG domain-containing protein produces the protein MALNVLLSYLPPSRWSLLRSSSKITGLAVGLAALLAGVPVSAGEVSATGGALGLGTAVNGMAGGSCASGLCQVGGGTAAGSNLFHRFSAFDTRGGITGVNFATGGASNVFVGVTSPLGSFIDKLVSFSSPGNLFWLSPGGIAISGAGGFANIQQLNLSTATGWRLGNGVFDAAGTTAGQAALLSGAPLQGAAGALTDPASLAAIGLQNNGDLSLSGGLLTVDQSLLLDAQGGNVLLQAAGIQAPSITINGHSVLQNTALSASGANGGSVTIAAAGSVVSGAPIEAKGGSGAGGSLSITAGQAVVQSAGALLDVSGASAGGSISVQAGKSLFTSSTASALGTGAGAKGGTIEFSAPTVHLAAAQLDASGSGGGGAVRVGGGFQGQALSLGGANASSTTVTAASSLKADATDLGNGGQVVVWSEQSTSFRGSVSAKGGPNGGDGGVLEVSGKEQLLFGGMGDASAPKGTPGSLLLDPKNIVIAADAIGYDVTQLVDPNPGISDNFAQEVTVLSSGNIVATDPFDDAFGIDAGATYLFNGSTGALLSTLSGTLPNNQVGSGGVTALTNGNYLIYSPLWTGNSLTSQLGAVTWGSGTSGIIGAVSSSNSLVGSQAFDQVGIGRITEVGSGNYVVRSYRWANGTATNAGAVTWGSGTSGISGVVSAANSLVGSATGDLVGSGDLAVLSNGNYVVASPQWGNTGSGALGAVTWGSGSSGIIGAVSSTNSLVGSSFGDEMGSGGVIALTNGNYVVISPNYTIPAPLITTAFFPSKPRAGSVAQFDGSTGLIFSGLVGSQAEDQVGSGGITELSNGNYVVASPKWANSAGSSLGAVTWVDPLAGGNQSVNSSNSLIGSSFGDSVGSGGVTAVNNGNYVISSPDWDNSGVFNAGAVTWVNGSSAASGTPSSANSLVGSSPNDRVGGSGITVLTNGNYVVESSSWSGSTLTSQLGAVTWGSGTTGISGVVSSGNSLVGSTIFDIVGNAGITTLTNGNYVVASSFWDNGTAMDAGAVTWGNGSLGSSGVVSGINSLVGTSTNDAVGSDGVTALINNGNYVVASSSWDNGTNVNAGAVTWANGSSGITGAVSSSNSLVGSTSADQVGIGGITALANGNFVVSSFYWSNTAASSSPSSEGAVTWGNGNSGITGVVTSSNSLVGLQANGYYGRVSICSDGCFYISGISALSGDRFVINSNSYGTGEGLLQIATANALTNPFNFSNSPGSDVGISPALITATANTGTAVVLQANNDITLRPGSDIVIDNPGGTSGSAPGGNLTLQAGRSIDLQSSIRTDGANLTLIANDPAAISTFRDAGLATVTMAAGTSIDLNTNTAGAAAGALYLSQFSSTLGVPPSAGVVSLTDITAGLITVDARDGLSLNGTLNALSNSPLTGLPNAGRSLVLYAGAGSFLNPGGSSALNSPNGWLVYADSRSTDANLLNYDFKQYGKTFDDTTPIAAAGKGVIYGFTPAPLTVSLVNASTKNYDSNVDAPISAGNYLVSGAIDGDTVQLNNPVLGAYTTAGTGVGVKDVGTGKTVSVAGVALAPTQIVYGYSLASSTATGVIGGITARPLTATSINSGNSTYGSPLSPGAVNLSNIVGTELVTASASVNTGALSTSGNPIFGAYTQSASATLSGADANNYSFSGFTTTTPNYNINKLALSGAAIAASSSIYGSALVPGAVSFSNIVGLDAVGSSAFVNTAALSISNNPVFGSYTQSASALSGADAANYSFLGFTTATPNYSISKLALAGPAIAAGTSIYGSALAPGVVSFSNIVGLDAVGSSAAVNTSTLSTSGNPIFGAYTQSASATLSGADAANYSFSGFTTATPNYNINKLALSGAAIAASSSIYGSALVPGAVSFSNIIGLDAVGSSAAVNTSTLSTSGNPIFGAYTQSASATLSGADANNYSFSGFTTTTPNYNINKLALSGAAIAASSSIYGSALAPGAVSFSNIIGLDAVGSSAAVNTSTLSTSGNPIFGAYTQSASATLSGADTNNYSFSGFATTTPNYNINQLALSGASVIAENKVYNGRTAATLSDTSLGGRLPGDVVVLNSGASTFSDPNVGTGKTVTVSGAGISGTDAANYSLTSVPTTLSADISIRPVATWVASTAGNWSDSANWDALPSAANVASVRIPVGSGALTYDAAAGSTTLQSLFNDQSLNLTGGSLAVSGATTVGTGASLGLNGGSFSTASLLNRGLVNGSGPLALNGSYTESGGSLGTGFSSVSITQTSGDLNLRGVGAVGPVTLSSLAGGLNLSGAVSSAGGTISLSASGATQLAAGSSLTSPGALISVNSSGPLSLLSARIDASGASAGGTVQLDGSSISLASTSLNTSGTNDGGAIQIGLKALPSNVTISNSSLIADPPALGGSITIDGVNIAISGSTLNVFGLSGGSIVLGSGNTATLSLDAFTSLVGGSGASFNLFGGSILNNASIVGGKLFVNGVAVGSSAPLTSTTIPLLVTFLQTIDPIQPGLIDSTTDYSDPGSPLVTQWERLGIDPLTITLTQSLFLFSDAFLYQDEAITPIWDWARLDLFNERSQRSLYDITLTVDRDLDRLGTSFQQDSLVYIMLLREATGAAPGVTTAEIKVPSGGTGLDETAFYLKLEQQLYPSQAFAGRWPEGSLLSLSANAFGLFDRAVQQLTPLQVQDQFNADEQRAMEETAAKLGLDPTDGQTVPTPSQLQQSLRDVIQAVRGRIRAGQP
- a CDS encoding CHAT domain-containing protein, producing the protein MNHPNSHRPSRSLAVSLPLLLGLALATPAAQATPPGAAAQLLARSSESTSPFNSALYNPAILRIGFSEAKGKTASPQADAFLDLTLIPPDGEVQGSRSEVSLKRFNELLRKLYGQLASQSPLDVNDPNSPARQLYSILIQPIAAQLQKQKITTLLISADAGLQAVPYASLHDGQSYLGERYGLGMTPALGLTKLAVLPEKAQPQLLAAGASEFVGLNALPLVPQELDRVGKGKANQSFLNRSFTPQVLLQKAGDPLIDRVHIATHAEFLPGGPAAARLYSGTGPMSLRQLSQLRQRRGEGQLDVFSLSACRTALGDADSELGFAGLALQAGSRSALGSLWYVDDVATSALFVQFYRYLDQGLPKAEALQFTRRAMANGRMRLVRDQVIGAGGDVLLSKLTTSQQRRISTGLQHPFFWAGIQLLGTPW
- a CDS encoding DUF475 domain-containing protein yields the protein MARYFQYVRFPLLCCLIGLGAVLVSRGLTAAWLTLVLLALEISLSFDNAVVNARVLEELTPGQQRFFLTWGLVIPVFGVRFMGPLLLVALAGGVGLGEAFDAAMHHPDHYRELLELAEPRILAFGGMFLLMVFLRYFFDEAKTLHWVQRLEARLAQAGRIESLEVALALTVLLAVALALPRELRGDVLISGLVGLVLQILSTSLAQFFGGDEAAMGRLAAHGGVASLIYLELLDASFSLDGTIGAFAITNQLPLILTGLGLGALFIRSLTVLLTRERALDRLIYLEHGAHYAIGALGFLMLAGVVIARWGLHVPEWLSGLIGVVLLALSLWDSLRQARS